A genomic window from Motilibacter aurantiacus includes:
- a CDS encoding recombinase family protein, giving the protein MSQLSRLVTLLVSLPLGSVTLQVSEVRPAGGPLKLVGYVRVSTERQRERGHGLDVQTAELRRWTRQHGHQLLAVHADEAVSGTVDPDARPGLTDALGTIREGRASGLLVYRLDRLARDLILQEQLLAEVRRLGGRVYSTASGEDAFLADDPSDPSRRLIRQVLGAVSEYERAMIRLRLRAGQRRKAERGGYAGGAPAFGLQARGGELEPREDEQRALQRMRELQCDGASLRAIAAALNAEGLRPKRASVWHPETVRRSLGRIVAQR; this is encoded by the coding sequence ATGAGTCAGCTCAGCAGGCTCGTCACCCTCCTTGTCTCACTACCGTTAGGTTCTGTGACACTGCAGGTCAGCGAGGTACGCCCAGCCGGAGGCCCACTGAAGCTCGTCGGGTACGTCAGAGTGAGCACGGAGCGGCAACGCGAACGGGGACACGGTCTTGACGTGCAGACCGCCGAGCTTCGCCGCTGGACCCGTCAGCACGGTCACCAACTACTGGCAGTACACGCTGATGAGGCAGTCAGCGGCACCGTAGACCCGGACGCTCGCCCTGGTCTGACCGATGCGCTAGGAACGATCAGGGAGGGACGCGCGAGCGGCCTGCTCGTATATCGGCTTGACCGCCTGGCTCGCGACCTCATCCTGCAAGAGCAGTTGCTCGCGGAGGTGCGACGGCTCGGCGGGCGCGTCTACTCCACCGCGAGTGGAGAAGACGCTTTCCTCGCGGACGATCCGTCAGACCCAAGCCGCCGACTGATACGCCAAGTGCTTGGCGCGGTGAGCGAGTATGAGCGCGCAATGATCCGTCTACGGTTGCGGGCCGGACAGCGACGCAAGGCAGAGCGCGGAGGGTACGCGGGAGGCGCGCCCGCCTTCGGGCTGCAGGCTCGTGGTGGGGAGTTGGAGCCCCGCGAAGACGAGCAGCGAGCGCTTCAGCGCATGCGTGAACTTCAGTGCGACGGAGCGAGCCTCCGTGCGATCGCCGCCGCCCTCAACGCGGAGGGGTTGAGACCCAAGCGTGCCAGCGTGTGGCACCCAGAGACGGTTCGACGGTCCCTCGGCCGCATCGTCGCTCAACGCTGA
- a CDS encoding HNH endonuclease signature motif containing protein — protein MARFWAKVLIPDLPLDACWEWQAGRNRGYGRFSLNDKSVLAHRVAYILAHGSIPDGLVVDHLCRNRRCVRPDHLDACTQGENVRRGRAGENQRSKTHCTRGHAYSGSNLVIRVRRNGSRTRDCRECMMERNRRAGAAYRARRRAERRAS, from the coding sequence ATGGCCCGCTTCTGGGCCAAGGTGCTGATCCCGGATCTACCCCTCGACGCCTGCTGGGAATGGCAGGCCGGGCGAAACCGCGGTTACGGCAGGTTCAGCCTGAACGACAAGAGTGTGCTGGCACATCGCGTCGCGTACATCTTGGCCCACGGGTCGATCCCCGACGGCTTGGTCGTTGATCACCTCTGCCGCAATCGCCGCTGCGTACGCCCAGATCACCTAGACGCGTGCACTCAGGGCGAGAACGTTCGACGTGGACGTGCAGGGGAGAACCAGCGGAGCAAGACGCACTGCACGCGAGGGCACGCCTACTCCGGCAGTAACCTGGTCATCCGCGTTCGCAGGAATGGCAGCCGGACACGCGACTGTCGCGAGTGCATGATGGAGCGCAACCGGCGCGCCGGGGCTGCATATCGGGCACGTCGACGCGCAGAGCGCCGGGCATCATGA